One Streptomyces lincolnensis genomic region harbors:
- a CDS encoding FMN-binding protein, producing the protein MRKSHPVRRVVLASAATVSGVVLLLSLKPSSDPGSASAAGNGAVPPAASAQGGAQAAGTGMVTGDAAQTQYGAVQVRLTVAGGKITKAETVQAPKGGQSDQITANAVPKLNQAVVAAQGANIDAVSGATYTSTGYKQSLQSAIDKANATADTGSGGSGGGGSAQAKTVTGDVANTQYGAVQVRVTVAGGKITKAETVQAPKGGQSDQITANAVPKLNQAAVAAGTANIDAVSGATYTSAGYKESLQSAIDKAGATGGSGSGAAQDPGASQAAKTVTGSVAQTQYGPVQVRVTVAGGKITKAEAVQTPKGGQSDQITANAVPKLNQAAVAAGTADIDAVSGATYTSAGYKESLQSALDQAGG; encoded by the coding sequence ATGAGGAAGAGTCACCCCGTCCGACGTGTCGTGCTCGCGTCCGCGGCCACCGTGTCCGGTGTCGTGCTGCTGCTGTCGTTGAAGCCCTCGTCCGACCCGGGCTCCGCGTCGGCAGCGGGCAACGGCGCGGTCCCGCCCGCCGCTTCGGCCCAGGGGGGCGCGCAGGCCGCCGGCACCGGCATGGTCACCGGGGACGCGGCCCAGACCCAGTACGGCGCCGTCCAGGTCCGGCTGACCGTCGCCGGCGGCAAGATCACCAAGGCCGAGACCGTCCAGGCACCCAAGGGCGGCCAGAGCGACCAGATCACCGCCAACGCCGTCCCCAAACTCAACCAGGCGGTGGTGGCCGCGCAGGGCGCGAACATCGACGCCGTCTCCGGGGCCACCTACACCAGCACCGGCTACAAGCAGTCGCTCCAGTCGGCCATCGACAAGGCGAACGCCACGGCGGACACCGGGTCCGGCGGGTCGGGCGGCGGAGGATCGGCGCAGGCCAAGACGGTCACCGGCGATGTGGCGAACACGCAGTACGGCGCCGTCCAGGTGCGCGTCACGGTCGCGGGCGGCAAGATCACCAAGGCCGAGACCGTCCAGGCGCCCAAGGGCGGGCAGAGCGACCAGATCACGGCCAACGCCGTACCCAAGCTCAACCAGGCCGCCGTCGCGGCCGGCACCGCGAACATCGACGCGGTCTCCGGAGCCACCTACACCAGCGCCGGCTACAAGGAGTCCCTCCAGTCGGCCATCGACAAGGCGGGGGCCACCGGAGGCTCGGGGTCGGGAGCCGCCCAGGACCCGGGCGCCTCCCAGGCCGCCAAGACCGTCACCGGTTCGGTCGCCCAGACCCAGTACGGGCCGGTCCAGGTCCGCGTCACCGTCGCGGGCGGCAAGATCACCAAGGCCGAGGCGGTCCAGACGCCGAAGGGCGGCCAGAGCGACCAGATCACCGCCAACGCCGTACCCAAGCTCAACCAGGCCGCCGTCGCCGCAGGCACCGCCGACATCGACGCGGTCTCCGGAGCCACCTACACCAGCGCCGGCTACAAGGAGTCCCTCCAGTCGGCCCTGGACCAGGCCGGTGGCTGA
- a CDS encoding FAD:protein FMN transferase, with product MADTVAESAQAPAAVRHAEEVMGTVFSFDVRGGNPVAVQAALKDAVAGLHRVDEVFSTYRDGSQISRLARGELTVEECDPLVAQVLDLGAEAERASDGWFSMRYEGRLDPTGIVKGWAVERAARRMAEAGATGVSVNGGGDVQLLGVPGPERPWRVGVSDPLRPGGLAAVISAAGVPELAVATSGTAERGAHIVDPRTGHSAVTDLVAVTVVAPSVTWADCWATAAFAMGSREGLAWLESLPDVEALLITAGDEVRCTGGLAARLG from the coding sequence GTGGCTGACACGGTGGCCGAGTCGGCACAAGCTCCCGCCGCGGTACGTCATGCGGAGGAGGTCATGGGGACGGTCTTCTCCTTCGACGTCCGCGGCGGGAATCCCGTAGCCGTGCAGGCGGCGCTCAAGGACGCGGTCGCCGGACTGCACCGGGTCGACGAGGTCTTCAGCACCTACCGGGACGGCAGCCAGATCTCCCGGCTGGCCCGCGGTGAACTGACCGTCGAGGAGTGCGATCCGCTGGTCGCCCAGGTGCTCGACCTGGGGGCCGAGGCGGAACGCGCCAGCGACGGCTGGTTCAGCATGCGCTACGAGGGCCGCCTCGACCCCACCGGCATCGTCAAGGGCTGGGCCGTCGAACGCGCGGCCCGCCGGATGGCCGAGGCCGGCGCGACCGGCGTCAGCGTGAACGGCGGCGGGGACGTCCAGCTGTTGGGTGTCCCCGGCCCGGAACGCCCGTGGCGCGTCGGCGTGTCGGACCCGCTGAGGCCGGGCGGACTGGCGGCGGTCATCTCGGCGGCGGGCGTTCCCGAACTCGCGGTCGCCACCTCCGGAACCGCCGAACGCGGCGCCCACATCGTCGACCCGCGCACCGGCCACTCGGCGGTCACCGACCTGGTGGCGGTGACCGTGGTGGCTCCCAGCGTCACCTGGGCGGACTGCTGGGCGACGGCGGCCTTCGCGATGGGGTCGAGGGAGGGCTTGGCGTGGCTGGAGTCCTTGCCGGACGTGGAAGCCCTATTGATCACGGCCGGCGACGAGGTGCGGTGTACGGGCGGCCTGGCCGCTCGACTGGGGTGA
- a CDS encoding arginine repressor, which yields MSQAQDHEQTAGPAVPQTRTARHRRIVDILNRQPVRSQSQLAKLLSDDGLTVTQATLSRDLDELNAVKIRNTDGDLIYAVPSEGGFRTPRAPLGGSAKEDRMRRLSAELLISAEASANLVVLRTPPGAAQFLASAIDQAELHDILGTIAGDDTLLLISRDPVGGQALADHLLRLAQNGH from the coding sequence ATGAGCCAGGCGCAGGATCACGAGCAGACCGCGGGGCCTGCCGTGCCGCAGACCCGCACCGCACGCCACCGCCGCATCGTGGACATCCTCAACCGGCAACCGGTGCGTTCGCAGAGCCAGTTGGCGAAGCTGTTGTCCGACGACGGGCTGACCGTCACTCAGGCGACGCTCTCCCGGGACCTGGACGAGCTGAACGCGGTGAAGATCCGCAACACCGACGGTGACCTGATCTACGCGGTGCCCAGCGAGGGGGGTTTCCGGACTCCCCGGGCGCCGCTCGGGGGGTCGGCGAAGGAGGACCGGATGCGGCGGCTGTCCGCGGAGTTGCTGATCTCCGCGGAGGCGTCCGCGAACCTGGTTGTTCTCCGGACGCCTCCGGGAGCGGCTCAGTTCCTGGCGTCGGCCATTGACCAGGCTGAGCTGCACGACATCCTGGGGACGATCGCCGGGGACGACACGTTGCTGTTGATCAGCCGGGATCCCGTCGGGGGGCAGGCGTTGGCCGATCATTTGCTGCGGTTGGCACAGAACGGGCATTGA
- a CDS encoding acetylornithine transaminase, translated as MSNQELTERWQGSLMNNYGTPRLPLVRGEGLKVWDAEGKQYLDFVGGIATNALGHAHPAIVEAVGRQIASLGHISNFFMAEPTVTLAERLLQLFGRDGKVFFCNSGAEANEAAFKIGRLTGRTHMVATEGGFHGRTMGALALTGQPAKQEPFLPLPGDVTHVPYGDAQALAAAVTEETALVVIEPIQGENGVVVPPAGYLKAARAITAATGSLLVLDEVQTGVGRTGHWFEYQAHEGVLPDVVTLAKQLGGGLPLGATVAFGRAAELLQPGQHGTTFGGNPVACAAGLAVLDTIANEGLLENVKQQSEKLRDGIESLGHPLISHVRGAGLLLGIVLTEPLAPKAQLVAQEAGFLVNAPAPDVVRLMPSLTIGDDEADALVQALPGILDAARGDG; from the coding sequence ATGAGCAACCAGGAACTGACCGAGCGGTGGCAGGGCTCGCTCATGAACAACTACGGCACCCCGCGGCTGCCGCTCGTGCGCGGGGAGGGCCTCAAGGTCTGGGACGCCGAGGGGAAGCAGTACCTCGATTTCGTCGGCGGCATCGCCACCAACGCGCTCGGCCACGCCCATCCCGCGATCGTCGAGGCCGTCGGCCGACAGATCGCCTCCCTCGGCCACATCTCCAACTTCTTCATGGCCGAGCCCACCGTCACCCTCGCCGAACGGCTGCTCCAGCTCTTCGGCCGGGACGGCAAGGTCTTCTTCTGCAACTCCGGTGCCGAGGCCAACGAGGCCGCCTTCAAGATCGGCCGGCTGACCGGACGCACCCACATGGTGGCCACCGAGGGCGGCTTCCACGGCCGCACCATGGGCGCCCTCGCGCTCACCGGCCAGCCCGCCAAGCAGGAGCCCTTCCTGCCGCTGCCGGGTGACGTCACCCATGTGCCGTACGGCGACGCGCAGGCGCTGGCCGCCGCGGTCACCGAGGAGACCGCGCTCGTCGTCATCGAGCCGATCCAGGGCGAGAACGGCGTCGTGGTCCCGCCCGCCGGCTACCTCAAGGCGGCCCGGGCCATCACGGCCGCGACCGGCTCGCTGCTCGTCCTGGACGAGGTGCAGACCGGCGTCGGACGGACCGGGCACTGGTTCGAGTACCAGGCCCACGAGGGTGTCCTGCCCGACGTGGTCACCCTCGCCAAGCAGCTCGGCGGCGGTCTGCCGCTCGGCGCGACGGTCGCCTTCGGCCGGGCGGCCGAGCTGCTCCAGCCGGGTCAGCACGGGACGACCTTCGGCGGCAACCCGGTCGCGTGCGCGGCGGGGCTGGCCGTGCTGGACACCATCGCCAACGAGGGGTTGCTGGAGAACGTCAAGCAGCAGAGCGAGAAGTTGCGCGACGGAATCGAGTCCCTCGGCCACCCACTGATCTCCCATGTCCGGGGTGCGGGACTTCTCCTGGGTATCGTGCTCACCGAGCCGCTCGCGCCGAAGGCGCAGCTGGTGGCTCAGGAGGCCGGTTTCCTGGTCAACGCGCCCGCTCCCGATGTCGTACGGCTCATGCCGTCGCTGACCATCGGCGACGACGAAGCGGACGCGCTTGTTCAGGCGTTGCCCGGCATCCTGGACGCTGCCAGGGGAGACGGATGA
- the argB gene encoding acetylglutamate kinase: protein MSTTRKHTALPKAQILIEALPWLVRHNGKTVVIKFGGNAMIDEDLKAAFAQDVVFLHQAGLKPVVVHGGGPQISAALDKHGIVSEFKAGLRVTTEDAMDVVRMVLAGQVQRELVGLLNQHGPLAVGLTGEDAHTITATRHQPEIDGELVDIGRVGEITAIDTGAIEALLADGRIPVVSSIARSQDDHHVYNVNADTAAAALAAALGAETLMVLTDVEGLYEDWPNSDEVISRLTASQLEKLLPELSSGMVPKMEGCLHAVRGGVTTARVIDGRVQHSILLEIFTDEGIGTMVVPDGQGDS from the coding sequence ATGAGCACTACTCGCAAGCACACCGCGCTGCCCAAGGCGCAGATCCTCATCGAGGCGCTGCCCTGGCTGGTCCGGCACAACGGCAAGACGGTCGTCATCAAGTTCGGCGGCAACGCCATGATCGACGAGGACCTGAAGGCCGCGTTCGCGCAGGACGTCGTGTTCCTGCACCAGGCCGGCCTCAAGCCCGTCGTCGTGCACGGCGGCGGCCCGCAGATCAGCGCCGCCCTCGACAAGCACGGCATCGTCAGCGAGTTCAAGGCCGGCCTGCGCGTCACCACCGAGGACGCCATGGACGTCGTACGGATGGTGCTCGCCGGACAGGTGCAGCGCGAGCTGGTCGGACTGCTCAACCAGCACGGGCCGCTGGCCGTCGGGCTGACCGGCGAGGACGCGCACACCATCACCGCCACCAGGCACCAGCCCGAGATCGACGGAGAGTTGGTCGACATCGGGCGGGTGGGCGAGATCACCGCGATCGACACGGGCGCGATCGAGGCACTGCTCGCCGACGGCCGCATCCCGGTCGTCTCGTCGATCGCCCGGAGCCAGGACGACCACCATGTCTACAACGTCAATGCTGATACGGCGGCTGCGGCACTCGCTGCTGCGCTGGGCGCCGAAACCCTCATGGTCCTCACGGACGTCGAGGGCCTCTACGAGGACTGGCCGAACAGCGACGAGGTGATCAGCCGCCTCACGGCTTCCCAACTGGAGAAGCTGCTGCCGGAGTTGAGCTCCGGCATGGTGCCGAAGATGGAGGGCTGTCTGCACGCCGTGCGGGGCGGCGTCACCACCGCCCGGGTCATCGACGGCCGGGTCCAGCACTCCATCCTGCTGGAGATCTTCACCGACGAGGGCATCGGCACGATGGTCGTGCCGGACGGACAGGGGGATTCATGA
- the argJ gene encoding bifunctional glutamate N-acetyltransferase/amino-acid acetyltransferase ArgJ, whose translation MSVTAAKGFTAAGIAAGIKENGNPDLALVVNTGPRRAAAGVFTSNRVKAAPVLWSEQVLKGGRLSAVILNSGGANACTGPKGFQDTHATAEKVAEVLGTGAGEVAVASTGLIGLLLPMDKLLPGVGTAAAQLSEHGGEKAAIAIKTTDTVHKTSVVTTNGWTVGGMAKGAGMLAPGLATMLVVLTTDADVESDVLDKALRAATRTTFDRVDSDGCMSTNDTVLLLASGASGVTPEHGEFAEAVRQVCDDLGQQLIRDAEGASKDIKVEVVNAASEDDAVEVGRSIARNNLLKCAIHGEDPNWGRVLSAIGTTKAAFEPDRLNVAINGVWVCKNGGVGEDRDKVDMRYREVHIVADLAAGSETATIWTNDLTADYVHENSAYSS comes from the coding sequence GTGAGCGTCACGGCAGCCAAGGGATTCACGGCGGCGGGCATCGCCGCCGGGATCAAGGAGAACGGCAACCCGGACCTGGCCCTCGTGGTCAACACCGGGCCCCGCCGCGCCGCCGCCGGCGTCTTCACCTCCAACCGTGTGAAGGCCGCGCCGGTGCTGTGGTCCGAGCAGGTCCTCAAGGGCGGCCGGCTGTCCGCGGTGATCCTCAACTCCGGTGGCGCCAACGCCTGTACGGGCCCCAAGGGCTTCCAGGACACGCACGCCACCGCCGAGAAGGTCGCCGAGGTGCTCGGCACGGGCGCCGGCGAGGTGGCCGTCGCCTCCACCGGACTCATCGGTCTGCTGCTCCCGATGGACAAGCTGCTCCCCGGCGTCGGGACGGCCGCCGCCCAGCTCTCCGAGCACGGCGGCGAGAAGGCCGCCATCGCCATCAAGACCACCGACACCGTCCACAAGACGTCCGTGGTGACGACGAACGGCTGGACCGTCGGCGGCATGGCCAAGGGCGCGGGCATGCTCGCCCCCGGCCTCGCCACCATGCTCGTCGTCCTCACCACCGACGCCGACGTCGAAAGCGACGTCCTGGACAAGGCACTTCGGGCCGCCACGCGGACGACCTTCGACCGCGTCGACTCCGACGGCTGCATGTCCACCAACGACACCGTGCTGCTCCTCGCCTCCGGCGCCAGCGGCGTCACCCCGGAGCACGGGGAGTTCGCCGAGGCCGTACGGCAGGTCTGCGACGACCTCGGACAGCAGCTCATCCGGGATGCCGAGGGCGCCAGCAAGGACATCAAGGTCGAGGTGGTCAACGCGGCGAGCGAGGACGACGCCGTCGAGGTGGGCCGCTCCATCGCCCGCAACAACCTCCTCAAGTGCGCGATCCACGGCGAGGACCCCAACTGGGGCCGCGTGCTCTCCGCGATCGGCACCACGAAGGCCGCGTTCGAGCCCGACCGGCTCAACGTCGCCATCAACGGCGTGTGGGTCTGCAAGAACGGCGGCGTCGGCGAGGACCGCGACAAGGTCGACATGCGCTACCGCGAGGTGCACATCGTCGCCGACCTCGCCGCCGGGTCCGAGACCGCCACGATCTGGACCAACGACCTCACCGCCGACTACGTCCACGAGAACAGCGCGTACTCCTCATGA
- the argC gene encoding N-acetyl-gamma-glutamyl-phosphate reductase has translation MAVRAAVAGASGYAGGEVLRLLLAHPEVEIGALTGNSNAGQRLGGLQPHLLPLADRVLQETTADILAGHDVVFLALPHGQSAAVAEQLGPDVLVVDMGADFRLKDAADWESFYGSPHAGTWPYGLPELPGGRAALEGSRRIAVPGCYPTAVSLALFPAYAASLAENEAVIVAASGTSGAGKAAKPHLLGSEVMGSMSPYGVGGGHRHTPEMIQNLSAAAGERVSVSFTPTLAPMPRGILATCTAKAKPGVTAETVRAAYDKAFADEPFVHLLPEGQWPATASVYGSNAVQVQVALDEAAGRIIAISAIDNLTKGTAGGAVQSMNLALGLPEDTGLSTIGVAP, from the coding sequence ATGGCGGTACGTGCGGCAGTGGCCGGAGCGAGTGGATACGCGGGTGGCGAGGTCCTGCGGCTGCTCCTGGCGCACCCCGAGGTCGAGATCGGTGCCCTGACCGGCAACTCCAACGCCGGACAGCGGCTGGGCGGGCTTCAGCCGCACCTGCTGCCGCTGGCCGACCGCGTGCTCCAGGAGACCACCGCCGACATTCTCGCCGGACACGACGTGGTCTTCCTCGCGCTGCCGCACGGCCAGTCCGCGGCCGTGGCGGAGCAGCTCGGCCCGGACGTCCTCGTCGTGGACATGGGCGCCGACTTCCGGCTGAAGGACGCGGCCGACTGGGAGAGCTTCTACGGCTCCCCGCACGCCGGCACCTGGCCCTACGGCCTTCCCGAACTGCCGGGTGGCCGCGCTGCGCTGGAGGGGTCCAGGCGCATCGCGGTGCCCGGCTGCTACCCGACCGCCGTCTCCCTCGCCCTCTTCCCGGCCTACGCCGCCTCACTCGCCGAGAACGAGGCCGTGATCGTCGCCGCCTCCGGCACCTCCGGCGCGGGCAAGGCGGCCAAGCCGCACCTGCTGGGCAGCGAGGTCATGGGCTCCATGTCGCCGTACGGCGTCGGCGGCGGTCACCGGCACACGCCCGAGATGATCCAGAACCTCAGCGCCGCGGCGGGGGAGCGGGTCTCCGTCTCCTTCACGCCCACCCTCGCGCCGATGCCCCGCGGCATCCTCGCCACCTGCACCGCCAAAGCGAAGCCCGGCGTCACCGCCGAGACCGTCCGCGCCGCCTACGACAAGGCCTTCGCCGACGAGCCCTTCGTCCACCTCCTGCCCGAGGGGCAGTGGCCCGCCACGGCGTCCGTCTACGGTTCCAACGCCGTTCAGGTGCAGGTCGCCCTCGACGAGGCCGCCGGCCGCATCATCGCGATCAGCGCCATCGACAACCTGACCAAGGGCACCGCGGGCGGTGCCGTCCAGAGCATGAACCTCGCCCTCGGGCTCCCCGAGGACACGGGACTTTCCACGATCGGAGTCGCACCGTGA
- the aztA gene encoding zinc ABC transporter ATP-binding protein AztA, with protein sequence MKIMFKKSSSLAQAEDEAIRVRFTGLCAGYPGRPVLHQLDGDIPALATTALVGPNGSGKSTLLGVLAGVIQPTAGELHRHGDRPPAFVPQRGAVGDALPLTVRQTVEMGRWGERGPWRRLTRQDRVTVDRAMDRLGIGDLATRQLGELSGGQRQRALIAQGLAQESDLLLLDEPTTGLDPEARGWIAALLTELVVDGVTVVHATHDLEAARSADACLLLRDGRLAGQGHPEHLLTASTLAHVWQPA encoded by the coding sequence AAAATCATGTTCAAGAAATCCTCTTCTCTCGCCCAAGCCGAGGACGAAGCGATCCGCGTCCGCTTCACCGGACTCTGTGCCGGCTATCCGGGCCGTCCCGTCCTCCATCAACTGGACGGGGACATACCGGCGTTGGCCACCACCGCGCTCGTCGGCCCGAACGGAAGCGGGAAGTCCACCCTGCTCGGAGTCCTGGCCGGAGTGATCCAACCCACAGCGGGTGAGCTCCACCGCCACGGCGACCGGCCGCCGGCGTTCGTCCCGCAGCGCGGCGCCGTCGGGGACGCGCTGCCGCTGACGGTCAGGCAGACGGTGGAGATGGGGCGCTGGGGCGAACGCGGACCGTGGCGCAGGCTGACCCGGCAGGACCGCGTGACCGTGGACCGGGCCATGGACAGGCTCGGCATCGGTGACCTGGCCACCCGCCAGCTCGGAGAGCTGTCCGGCGGGCAGCGGCAGCGCGCCCTGATCGCCCAAGGGCTCGCCCAGGAATCGGACCTGCTCCTCCTGGACGAGCCGACCACGGGACTCGACCCCGAGGCGAGGGGCTGGATCGCCGCGCTGCTGACCGAGCTGGTCGTCGACGGAGTGACCGTCGTCCACGCCACCCACGACCTCGAAGCCGCCCGCTCCGCGGACGCCTGCCTCCTCCTCCGCGACGGCCGCCTGGCAGGACAGGGGCACCCCGAGCACCTTCTCACCGCGTCGACGCTGGCCCATGTCTGGCAGCCGGCGTGA